A single genomic interval of Oreochromis aureus strain Israel breed Guangdong linkage group 12, ZZ_aureus, whole genome shotgun sequence harbors:
- the dhfr gene encoding dihydrofolate reductase: MPRVLNAIVAVCPDRGIGNKGNLPWHPIRLSKEFAHFRKMTATPSVKGKQNVVIMGKKTWYSIPEKNRPLSNRINIVLSRECKVPPAGAHYLASDFSSALRLIDTELADQADQVWVIGGSSLYKEMMGSTGMRRLFVTQILKQFECDTFLPEISLDKYRLLPEFPDVPQELQEENGIQYRFKVYESIQE; encoded by the exons ATGCCCCGTGTGCTGAACGCTATTGTGGCCGTGTGCCCAGACCGGGGCATCGGCAACAAGGGAAACCTGCCATGGCACCCTATTAGGCTCAG TAAGGAATTTGCGCATTTCCGAAAGATGACAGCAACTCCGTCAGTGAAAG GCAAGCAGAATGTGGTGATCATGGGCAAGAAGACGTGGTACTCTATCCCAGAGAAGAACCGACCTCTGAGCAACAGAATCAACATTGTCCTCAGCAGGGAGTGCAA AGTGCCCCCTGCAGGAGCACACTACTTGGCGTCAGACTTCAGCTCAGCTCTCAGGCTAATCGACACAGAACTGGCTGATCAGGCCGATCAGGTCTGGGTTATAGGAGGCAGTTCTCTCTACAAG GAGATGATGGGGAGCACTGGAATGAGAAGACTGTTTGTCACTCAAATTCTGAAGCAGTTTGAGTGTGACACATTCTTACCTGAGATCAGTCTGGACAAATATCGTCTACTGCCAGA GTTTCCAGATGTACCACAAGAGTTGCAGGAGGAGAATGGGATTCAGTACCGATTTAAAGTCTATGAGAGCATCCAGGAATGA